The Chloroflexota bacterium DNA window GGCTATCTCATAGACCTGCCCGGCACCGGTGGCACCGATGGGATGCCCTTTCGATTTCAGCCCACCGGAAGGATTGATGGCGACCTTGCCGCCGATATCGGCCTCACCCTTCATCCAGGCCTCACCAGACGTACCGAAATCGAAAAAACCGAGGCTTTCCGCGGCAATGAGGCTGGCGATGCTGAAGCAGTCATGCAGCTCGCAGATATCGATGTCATCAGGTTTTAATCCGGCCATATCATAAGCTTGCTTCGCCGATAGCTCTCTCGCCCTGAGCCTGGGAAGGTACTCCTGTTGATTGGCCAGCGGCCCGTTGGAAGCCTGCCCGGTGCCAACAACGAAAACCGGCTTATCGGTCAGCTTTTTGGCAACCTCTTCCGAGGCCAGCACAAGGGCGGCGGCACCATCGGAAAACGGGCAGCAGTCGTGCAGCTGGAGCGGCGTGCTCACCATAAACGAACTCAGCACCGCCTCCACGGTCACTTCCTTGCGCAGGTGTGCCTTGGGATTGAACATGCCGTACTTATAGGACTGCAACGAAACAGCGGCCATCTGCTCTTTCAGCCTGGGCAGCGGTATGCCATACTTGGCCGAGTACAGATGCGCCAGCATGGCGAAGACGGCCGGGAAAGTGATGCCCGAAGGAAACTCGTAGCGGGAATCGCTGAACATGGCAAAGGTGCGCGTGGCCAGCGGTGTCCCCATGGTGGCCGCCCTCTCCACACCGCCGGTCAGAACGATGTCATGGAAACCGGAGGCCACCCACATCCAGGCATCCCGCACCGCCATACTTGACGAGGCACAGGCGCCTTCATAGCGATTGGCCGGCACATTGAAACAGCCGATGTTTTCCGCCGCAAAGGCCTGCACCGAACCCTGCCCCTCGGAAAAATCTCCCAGCACATTGCCCAGGAAAAGGGCCTGAATGTCTTTCGGTTTCAGGTTTGATTCGGCAAGCGCGTCCGCAGCCGCTTCGACAAAGAGCTCAACGCTCGTCTTTTCCTGTTGACCGCTGAATTTCGTTTCCCCCACGCCAACTACCGCAACTTTGCGCATGTCTTCCCTCCTGCTCCGAGTCTCAATATCATACTACTAACTTACAATATTCCCCATATACCGTCAAACGAGCATCGCCTTCACCACCAGCTCGGCGATGTCCATTGCCCTGACCGATTCCCCTGC harbors:
- a CDS encoding propanoyl-CoA acyltransferase; its protein translation is MRKVAVVGVGETKFSGQQEKTSVELFVEAAADALAESNLKPKDIQALFLGNVLGDFSEGQGSVQAFAAENIGCFNVPANRYEGACASSSMAVRDAWMWVASGFHDIVLTGGVERAATMGTPLATRTFAMFSDSRYEFPSGITFPAVFAMLAHLYSAKYGIPLPRLKEQMAAVSLQSYKYGMFNPKAHLRKEVTVEAVLSSFMVSTPLQLHDCCPFSDGAAALVLASEEVAKKLTDKPVFVVGTGQASNGPLANQQEYLPRLRARELSAKQAYDMAGLKPDDIDICELHDCFSIASLIAAESLGFFDFGTSGEAWMKGEADIGGKVAINPSGGLKSKGHPIGATGAGQVYEIARQLRGEVEPERQVEGARVGMTDTLGGDGCTLVNMILQRGW